One window of Cydia pomonella isolate Wapato2018A chromosome 7, ilCydPomo1, whole genome shotgun sequence genomic DNA carries:
- the LOC133519945 gene encoding cuticle protein 7-like, whose protein sequence is MIAKVILTCALISMARGGLIAAPHGALSSSSLVLGGLGHGLAAPALGLGYGHGGVVAHGAPLLRAPIGLAHAAAPVEIYAHPRYTFNYGVADGHTGDQKSQWESRDGDVVKGQYSLVEPDGTVRTVNYSADDHNGFNAVVSRQGHAAHPAVHAAPAVIAAPAYGHGLLHG, encoded by the exons ATGATAGCCAAG GTAATCCTCACATGTGCGCTGATCAGCATGGCGCGTGGAGGCCTGATCGCGGCCCCTCATGGTGCGCTGTCCTCGTCGAGCTTGGTGCTTGGAGGCCTCGGCCATGGACTGGCGGCTCCGGCACTTGGATTGGGATACG GACACGGCGGGGTGGTCGCGCACGGAGCGCCGTTGCTGCGCGCGCCGATCGGTCTGGCGCACGCCGCAGCCCCTGTTGAGATTTAT GCCCACCCCCGCTACACATTCAACTACGGTGTCGCTGATGGCCACACGGGCGACCAGAAGAGCCAGTGGGAGTCCCGCGACGGCGATGTGGTGAAGGGCCAGTACTCGCTGGTGGAGCCGGACGGCACCGTGCGCACTGTCAACTATTCCGCTGATGATCATAATGG ATTCAACGCTGTGGTGAGCAGACAAGGGCACGCCGCGCACCCCGCCGTGCACGCCGCCCCTGCCGTCATCGCCGCCCCCGCCTACGGACATGGCCTCCTCCATGGCTAA
- the LOC133519942 gene encoding cuticle protein 8-like, whose protein sequence is MFNKIVIFAAALAAVCAQQHGHGQEHHGHAVSSQSFVIHQVHHEHKDHHAAPVHHAPVHHAPHHEHVVAVHHAAPAHSSAPVHQAAPSHHEHHKEEHHDYYAHPKYEFSYKVEDPHTGDRKSQQESRDGDVVKGVYSLHEADGSVRTVEYNSDKHTGFNAYVKHSEPIKHVQTHHHHQ, encoded by the exons ATGTTCAACAAA atCGTCATCTTCGCGGCTGCGTTAGCGGCGGTGTGTGCCCAACAACACGGACATGGCCAGGAGCACCACGGTCATGCTGTTTCCTCCCAGTCCTTCGTGATCCACCAAGTGCACCACGAGCACAAGGACCACCATGCCGCCCCTGTACATCACGCTCCAGTGCACCACGCTCCCCATCACGAGCACGTCGTGGCTGTGCACCATGCTGCCCCCGCACACAGCTCTGCTCCAGTCCATCAAGCCGCTCCTTCACACCACGAACACCACAAAGAGGAACATCATGATTACTAT GCGCACCCCAAATACGAATTCTCGTACAAGGTGGAGGACCCCCATACCGGTGACCGCAAATCCCAGCAGGAGTCCCGCGACGGCGACGTCGTGAAGGGCGTCTACAGCTTGCACGAGGCCGATGGTTCCGTCCGCACTGTAGAATATAACTCTGACAAGCACACCGG TTTCAACGCGTACGTGAAACACTCCGAACCTATCAAGCATGTCCAGACCCACCATCATCACCAGTAA
- the LOC133519918 gene encoding histidine-rich protein PFHRP-II-like, with protein sequence MISKVLIVAVALAAVCAQEHYQHGHGQQQGHGQEQGHSHGHAVSSQSFVLHQVHHPHHEPVHQDSYEHHAPAHYESHEHHATPVHHSVQVHHAPVHHEHQVHHAQQEQQVHHAPAHHEQVQVHQAPAHHEHVVQVHHAVPEHHATYEHHSAPVQQALAQHEHIVRVHHAAPVHHSAPVQHVAPVQHVAPVQHVAPVYHTVQVAPAHQEHQKEQHHEEEHHDYYAHPKYEFSYKVEDPHTGDRKSQHESRDGDVVKGVYSLHEADGSIRTVEYDSNKHTGFNAYVKHSEPSKHIQPQQHHYHH encoded by the exons ATGATCTCTAAA GTCCTAATCGTGGCTGTGGCGTTAGCGGCGGTGTGTGCTCAGGAGCATTACCAGCACGGACATGGTCAGCAGCAAGGGCATGGCCAGGAGCAAGGGCATAGCCACGGACACGCTGTATCCTCTCAATCCTTCGTGCTCCATCAAGTCCACCATCCTCACCACGAGCCTGTACATCAAGACTCTTACGAACACCACGCTCCCGCTCACTACGAATCGCATGAGCACCACGCTACTCCCGTCCACCATTCCGTCCAAGTGCACCATGCTCCCGTCCACCATGAACATCAAGTGCATCACGCCCAACAGGAGCAGCAAGTTCACCACGCTCCCGCCCACCACGAGCAAGTTCAAGTGCACCAAGCTCCCGCCCACCACGAGCATGTAGTCCAAGTTCACCACGCTGTGCCCGAGCACCACGCTACTTACGAGCATCATTCCGCCCCCGTCCAACAAGCTCTCGCTCAGCATGAGCACATTGTCAGAGTGCACCACGCCGCTCCCGTTCACCACTCCGCTCCCGTGCAACATGTTGCTCCCGTCCAACACGTTGCTCCCGTCCAACACGTTGCTCCCGTCTACCACACCGTCCAAGTTGCTCCCGCTCATCAGGAACATCAGAAGGAACAACACCATGAGGAGGAGCACCATGATTACTAT GCTCACCCCAAATATGAGTTCTCATACAAGGTGGAAGATCCCCACACCGGTGACCGCAAGTCCCAGCACGAGTCCCGCGACGGCGACGTCGTGAAGGGCGTCTACAGCCTGCACGAGGCTGATGGCTCCATCCGCACCGTCGAATACGACTCTAACAAGCACACCGG TTTCAACGCGTACGTCAAGCACTCCGAGCCCTCCAAACACATCCAGCCCCAGCAGCACCATTACCATCATTAA